A genomic window from Lepisosteus oculatus isolate fLepOcu1 chromosome 27, fLepOcu1.hap2, whole genome shotgun sequence includes:
- the polr3glb gene encoding DNA-directed RNA polymerase III subunit RPC7-like, with the protein MAGRGRGRGRGQMSFNVEAMGLGKGEPLPPSTLQPTPLFPPMENKPVPLQAGEEAEYMLALKQELRGAMKNLPYFVRPAVPKKDVERYSDKYQSSEPTDNTIEWTPDWNRLPRELRIRVRKPPKEKPLQVPKRSQQKRVDKEEIIRKLETLEKKEQEVSSEEEEEEKKQEEEEQENEEEYDEEEFEEETDYVMSYFDNGEEFGADSDDNMDEAIY; encoded by the exons ATGGCGGGCAGGGGCAGAGGCAGAGGCCGGGGTCAGATGTCCTTCAACGTGGAGGCCATGGGGCTGGGAAAGGGGGAGCCCCTTCCCCCTTCGACGCTTCAGCCCACCCCCCTGTTCCCG CCCATGGAGAACAAGCCGGTGCCCCTGCAGGCGGGTGAGGAGGCCGAGTACATGTTGGCGCTGAAGCAGGAGCTCCGCGGCGCCATGAAGAACCTGCCCTATTTCGTGAGGCCCGCCGTGCCAAAGAAAG ATGTGGAGCGCTACTCCGACAAGTACCAGAGCTCGGAGCCGACAGACAACACCATCGAGTGGACACCTG ACTGGAACCGGCTGCCCAGGGAGCTGCGGATCAGAGTGAGGAAGCCCCCGAAAGAGA AGCCGTTGCAGGTCCCCAAGCGCAGCCAGCAGAAGCGTGTGGACAAGGAGGAGATCATCCGCAAACTGGAG ACACTTGAAAAGAAGGAGCAGGAGGTCAGCtcggaggaagaggaagaggagaagaaacaggaggaggaggagcaggagaacGAGGAAGAGTACGACGAGGAGGAATTTGAGGAG GAGACGGACTACGTCATGTCCTATTTCGACAACGGCGAGGAATTTGGGGCGGACAGCGACGACAACATGGATGAGGCCATTTACTGA
- the LOC138225395 gene encoding small proline-rich protein 3 → MNCVSLSTELFLFRVPRARLVLVPRARLRPCSLCPEPGCSLCPEPGCSLCPEPDCSLCPEPGCSLCPEPGCSLCPEPGCSLCPEPGCSLCPEPDCSLCPEPGWALFLVPRARLFLVPRARLFLVPGARLFLVPGA, encoded by the exons ATGAATTGTGTA TCCCTGAGCACTGAACTGTTCCTGTTCCGTGTGCCCAGAGCCAGGCTGGTCCTTGTGCCCAGAGCCAGGCTGCGGCCCTGTTCCTTGTGCCCAGAGCCAGGCTGTTCCTTGTGCCCAGAGCCAGGCTGTTCCTTGTGCCCAGAGCCTGACTGTTCTTTGTGCCCAGAGCCAGGCTGTTCCTTGTGCCCAGAGCCAG GCTGTTCCTTGTGCCCAGAGCCAGGCTGTTCCTTGTGCCCAGAGCCAGGCTGTTCCTTGTGCCCAGAGCCAGACTGTTCCTTGTGCCCAGAGCCAGGTTGGGCCCTGTTCCTTGTGCCCAGAGCCAGGCTGTTCCTTGTGCCCAGAGCCAGGCTGTTCCTTGTGCCCGGAGCCAGACTGTTCCTTGTGCCCGGAGCCTGA